The Tubulanus polymorphus chromosome 1, tnTubPoly1.2, whole genome shotgun sequence genome contains a region encoding:
- the LOC141902280 gene encoding dicarboxylate carrier UCP2-like, which yields MVGFKPLTEEPTITVKFFSAGIAASTADLFTFPLDVAKVRLQIQGEGCVSNVAVENGAAALESAAAKVKYRGMLGTIATIAKEEGFFALYNGIVPGLQRQMCFASVRIGLYDTVKGAYSSVFGGETSHHTNIPLRIAAGITTGGLAVVVAQPTDVVKVRFQAPGGKQRYAGCMDAYRCIAKKEGLKGLWKGAIPNITRNAVVNAAELVSYDLVKEFILHRNLMHDTLPCHFTSAFCAGFITTCFASPVDVVKTRFMNSGPGVYNGAIDCALKMFKEGGLAAFYKGFVPNYMRLGSWNILTFVLFEQLKRGMSHYTSDSNSNTGGEVMYS from the exons atgGTTGGATTCAAGCCTCTAACTGAGGAGCCTACCATAACTGTGAAATTTTTCAGTGCTGGTATTGCTGCCAGTACTGCCGATTTATTTACGTTTCCCCTCGACGTTGCTAAAGTTCGTCTACAG ATCCAAGGAGAGGGCTGTGTGTCCAATGTAGCTGTTGAGAATGGTGCAGCCGCGCTTGAATCAGCAGCAGCCAAAGTGAAATATCGTGGCATGTTAGGTACAATTGCCACTATAGCGAAAGAAGAAGGCTTTTTTGCGTTGTATAATGGTATCGTACCTGGTCTTCAGAGGCAAATGTGCTTTGCTTCAGTTCGAATAGGTCTTTATGATACGGTTAAAGGCGCATATTCAAGCGTGTTCGGAG GTGAAACATCCCATCATACTAACATCCCACTAAGAATCGCGGCAGGTATTACCACTGGCGGCCTGGCAGTCGTGGTCGCTCAACCTACCGATGTCGTAAAAGTGCGATTCCAAGCGCCTGGTGGAAAACAACGCTACGCCGGATGTATGGATGCCTATCGTTGCATTGCCAAAAAGGAAGGTCTCAAAGGCTTGTGGAAAG GAGCGATCCCGAACATCACGCGTAATGCAGTTGTTAACGCAGCTGAACTGGTGTCTTACGATCTTGTTAAAGAATTCATTCTACACAGAAACCTAATGCACGACACTTTACCTTGTCACTTCACATCCGCATTCTGCGCCGGCTTCATTACAACGTGTTTTGCGTCGCCAGTAGATGTTGTCAAGACAAGATTTATGAATTCGGGACCAGGAGTCTACAACGGCGCTATTGATTGTGCCCTTAAGATGTTCAAAGAAGGCGGTCTTGCAGCCTTTTACAAAGG ATTTGTCCCAAATTACATGAGACTCGGTTCGTGGAACATACTTACGTTCGTTCTTTTCGAACAACTGAAACGAGGCATGTCGCACTACACGAGCGACAGCAATAGCAATACGGGTGGTGAAGTAATGTATTCGTAA
- the LOC141902468 gene encoding beta-1,4-N-acetylgalactosaminyltransferase bre-4-like isoform X1: MVGLSCCMNCFYERRLRFVIIVVLTLILLQYGVNLFIFKTRSPFTSLSSHLNINRFWNQQTSRGRNDASLRNFNGSIGYSTKMVTQDLTRNRASIHSPAENTTGISQCPMLPPNLVGRIRVKLDKPSFLDLENKHQELQPGGHWKPTACISRHRVAIIIPFRDRHEHLRMFLSHMHPFLQKQQLDYQIFVIEEMPGIKFNRAMLMNIGYVEANKVYDFQCYVFHDVDLLPEDDRNIYSCPEQPRHLSVAIDKFNYRLPYTDIFGGACTLSKVHFSKINGFSNKYWGWGGEDDDLAYRVKHAGLKIKRYPVNIARYKMVSHKGGIANPKRWSLLQRAFTRFSTDGLSSLKYKVVATEYKKLYTLIKVEINEKDV, from the exons ATGGTTGGTCTCAGTTGCTGCATGAACTGTTTTTATGAAAGGAGATTACGTTTTGTTATCATCGTCGTTCTGACGCTTATACTTCTGCAGTATGGAGTAAATCTATTCATATTTAAGACTCGATCGCCGTTCACTAGTTTGTCATCGCACCTGAATATCAATCGGTTTTGGAATCAACAAACCTCCCGAGGCCGAAATGACGCTTCTCTTCGGAACTTCAATGGCAGCATAGGATACAGTACAAAAATGGTGACCCAAGATCTGACGAGGAACAGGGCttcaatacat TCACCTGCAGAAAATACAACTGGTATTTCTCAATGTCCAATGTTACCACCTAATCTAG TTGGTAGAATACGCGTCAAATTGGATAAACCAAGCTTTCTTGACTTGGAGAATAAACATCAAGAGTTGCAACCTGGTGGCCACTGGAAACCAACAGCTTGTATATCGAGGCATCGTGTAGCAATAATCATACCGTTTAGAGATCGCCATGAACACCTTCGGATGTTTCTTAGTCATATGCATCCATTTCTTCAGAAACAACAGCtggattatcaaatatttgttATTGAGGAG ATGCCAGGCATTAAATTCAACCGGGCAATGTTGATGAACATTGGATACGTAGAGGCAAATAAAGTCTATGACTTCCAATGTTACGTTTTTCATGATGTTGATCTTCTTCCTGAAGATGATCGTAATATTTACTCATGTCCAGAGCAGCCACGGCATTTATCAGTTGCTATCGACAAATTTAATTACAG aCTGCCTTACACGGACATATTCGGGGGAGCATGCACCCTTAGCAAGGTGCACTTTTCCAAGATCAATGGATTTTCAAACAAGTATTGGGGATGGGGAGGTGAAGACGATGATTTGGCCTACAG GGTTAAACACGCAggcttgaaaataaaaagatatccTGTCAATATTGCTCGTTATAAGATGGTTTCTCATAAAGGCGGTATTGCAAATCCTAAAag ATGGTCACTGCTGCAAAGAGCATTCACACGCTTTTCGACGGATGGTTTATCAAGTCTAAAATACAAAGTCGTAGCCACAGAATACAAAAAATTATATACGTTGATTAAAGtggaaatcaatgaaaaagaCGTGTGA
- the LOC141902468 gene encoding beta-1,4-N-acetylgalactosaminyltransferase bre-4-like isoform X2 yields the protein MVGLSCCMNCFYERRLRFVIIVVLTLILLQYGVNLFIFKTRSPFTSLSSHLNINRFWNQQTSRGRNDASLRNFNGSIGYSTKMVTQDLTRNRASIHSPAENTTGISQCPMLPPNLVGRIRVKLDKPSFLDLENKHQELQPGGHWKPTACISRHRVAIIIPFRDRHEHLRMFLSHMHPFLQKQQLDYQIFVIEEMPGIKFNRAMLMNIGYVEANKVYDFQCYVFHDVDLLPEDDRNIYSCPEQPRHLSVAIDKFNYRLPYTDIFGGACTLSKVHFSKINGFSNKYWGWGGEDDDLAYRWSLLQRAFTRFSTDGLSSLKYKVVATEYKKLYTLIKVEINEKDV from the exons ATGGTTGGTCTCAGTTGCTGCATGAACTGTTTTTATGAAAGGAGATTACGTTTTGTTATCATCGTCGTTCTGACGCTTATACTTCTGCAGTATGGAGTAAATCTATTCATATTTAAGACTCGATCGCCGTTCACTAGTTTGTCATCGCACCTGAATATCAATCGGTTTTGGAATCAACAAACCTCCCGAGGCCGAAATGACGCTTCTCTTCGGAACTTCAATGGCAGCATAGGATACAGTACAAAAATGGTGACCCAAGATCTGACGAGGAACAGGGCttcaatacat TCACCTGCAGAAAATACAACTGGTATTTCTCAATGTCCAATGTTACCACCTAATCTAG TTGGTAGAATACGCGTCAAATTGGATAAACCAAGCTTTCTTGACTTGGAGAATAAACATCAAGAGTTGCAACCTGGTGGCCACTGGAAACCAACAGCTTGTATATCGAGGCATCGTGTAGCAATAATCATACCGTTTAGAGATCGCCATGAACACCTTCGGATGTTTCTTAGTCATATGCATCCATTTCTTCAGAAACAACAGCtggattatcaaatatttgttATTGAGGAG ATGCCAGGCATTAAATTCAACCGGGCAATGTTGATGAACATTGGATACGTAGAGGCAAATAAAGTCTATGACTTCCAATGTTACGTTTTTCATGATGTTGATCTTCTTCCTGAAGATGATCGTAATATTTACTCATGTCCAGAGCAGCCACGGCATTTATCAGTTGCTATCGACAAATTTAATTACAG aCTGCCTTACACGGACATATTCGGGGGAGCATGCACCCTTAGCAAGGTGCACTTTTCCAAGATCAATGGATTTTCAAACAAGTATTGGGGATGGGGAGGTGAAGACGATGATTTGGCCTACAG ATGGTCACTGCTGCAAAGAGCATTCACACGCTTTTCGACGGATGGTTTATCAAGTCTAAAATACAAAGTCGTAGCCACAGAATACAAAAAATTATATACGTTGATTAAAGtggaaatcaatgaaaaagaCGTGTGA
- the LOC141902468 gene encoding beta-1,4-N-acetylgalactosaminyltransferase bre-4-like isoform X3: MVGLSCCMNCFYERRLRFVIIVVLTLILLQYGVNLFIFKTRSPFTSLSSHLNINRFWNQQTSRGRNDASLRNFNGSIGYSTKMVTQDLTRNRASIHSPAENTTGISQCPMLPPNLVGRIRVKLDKPSFLDLENKHQELQPGGHWKPTACISRHRVAIIIPFRDRHEHLRMFLSHMHPFLQKQQLDYQIFVIEEMPGIKFNRAMLMNIGYVEANKVYDFQCYVFHDVDLLPEDDRNIYSCPEQPRHLSVAIDKFNYRLPYTDIFGGACTLSKVHFSKINGFSNKYWGWGGEDDDLAYRLENKKISCQYCSL; encoded by the exons ATGGTTGGTCTCAGTTGCTGCATGAACTGTTTTTATGAAAGGAGATTACGTTTTGTTATCATCGTCGTTCTGACGCTTATACTTCTGCAGTATGGAGTAAATCTATTCATATTTAAGACTCGATCGCCGTTCACTAGTTTGTCATCGCACCTGAATATCAATCGGTTTTGGAATCAACAAACCTCCCGAGGCCGAAATGACGCTTCTCTTCGGAACTTCAATGGCAGCATAGGATACAGTACAAAAATGGTGACCCAAGATCTGACGAGGAACAGGGCttcaatacat TCACCTGCAGAAAATACAACTGGTATTTCTCAATGTCCAATGTTACCACCTAATCTAG TTGGTAGAATACGCGTCAAATTGGATAAACCAAGCTTTCTTGACTTGGAGAATAAACATCAAGAGTTGCAACCTGGTGGCCACTGGAAACCAACAGCTTGTATATCGAGGCATCGTGTAGCAATAATCATACCGTTTAGAGATCGCCATGAACACCTTCGGATGTTTCTTAGTCATATGCATCCATTTCTTCAGAAACAACAGCtggattatcaaatatttgttATTGAGGAG ATGCCAGGCATTAAATTCAACCGGGCAATGTTGATGAACATTGGATACGTAGAGGCAAATAAAGTCTATGACTTCCAATGTTACGTTTTTCATGATGTTGATCTTCTTCCTGAAGATGATCGTAATATTTACTCATGTCCAGAGCAGCCACGGCATTTATCAGTTGCTATCGACAAATTTAATTACAG aCTGCCTTACACGGACATATTCGGGGGAGCATGCACCCTTAGCAAGGTGCACTTTTCCAAGATCAATGGATTTTCAAACAAGTATTGGGGATGGGGAGGTGAAGACGATGATTTGGCCTACAG gcttgaaaataaaaagatatccTGTCAATATTGCTCGTTATAA